A section of the Callospermophilus lateralis isolate mCalLat2 chromosome 14, mCalLat2.hap1, whole genome shotgun sequence genome encodes:
- the LOC143380133 gene encoding prolyl-tRNA synthetase associated domain-containing protein 1 has translation MAGSELRAALEQRLDALAIRTEVVEHPEVFTVEEMMPHIQHLKGAHSKNLFLKDKKKKNYWLVTVLHDRQINLNDLAKQLGVGSGGLRFADETVMLEKLKVGQGCATPLALFCDDGDVKFVLDSAFLEGGHEKVYFHPMTNAATMGLSPEDFLTFVKMTGHDPIILNFDKN, from the exons ATGGCGGGCTCTGAGTTACGTGCAGCGCTGGAGCAGCGACTCGATGCCCTTGCCATCCGCACGGAGGTTGTGGAACACCCCGAG GTGTTTACAGTTGAAGAAATGATGCCTCATATCCAGCATCTGAAAGGAGCACATAGTAAGAATCTATTTcttaaagacaaaaagaaaaaaaactattggTTGGTGACAGTTCTTCATGATAGACAAATTAATTTAAATGATCTTGCCAAACAGTTAGGTGTTGGGAGCGGAGGTCTGCGATTTGCTGATGAAACAGTCATGCTAGAAAAACTGAAAGTTGGTCAAGGTTGTGCCACACCTCTGGCCCTCTTCTGTGATGATGGAGATGTAAAATTTGTTCTGGATTCTGCTTTTCTGGAAGGTGGACACGAAAAGGTATACTTTCATCCAATGACCAATGCTGCAACCATGGGATTGAGCCCTGAAGACTTTCTTACATTTGTGAAGATGACAGGACATGATCCCATAATACTAAATTTTGATAAAAATTAA